The following DNA comes from Gordonia zhaorongruii.
CGGCGACCACGTGGTGATCCCGGCGCAGAGCAGCGGCGCCGCCTCGTCCAGTCCGATCCCGTCTGGAATCGAGCAGGCGAAGCGCTCGGCGACGGCCACCCGCCTGCTGTATCCGCCCTTGGTCTCCTCGCCGTCGTATCCCCGGCCGTTGTACGTCATCACCGCGCCCTTGAGACAGAACTGCTCCTGCCCGTCTTTGCAGTGCTCGCATTCCCGGCAGGAGTCGACCATGCAGCCGACTCCGACGCGGTCACCGACCTTGTACCGCGTGACGCCGCCCCCGACTGCTGACACGACACCCGCGATCTCGTGGCCCGGTGTCATCGGGAAGATCGCCGATCCCCACTCCTCACGGACCTGATGGATATCCGAGTGGCAGATGCCCGCGTACTTGACGTCGATCAGCACGTCATCGTCGCGGAGGCCTCGGACGGGGACCTCGGCGACCTCGAAAGGTGCACCGGCGGTCGGGGCCTGCAGGGCTGTAGTGGTAGGCATGCACTCCAGGCTACGCAACCCGATGCGACCCATCGAGGGTCAATCCACCGGTCCCGCCCGCGCCGACGCGCTCGCGTCCTGCACGCCGAGAGCACCCAGACGGACGCTGACGAGCACGTGCATGACCACGTCCTGGCCGTCGATCCGGCAGGTGTCGACACGAGGGCCGCCGTCCTGTCTCCCGATCAGCGAGCGTGCGACTGCGCACGGGTCACCTGCCCCCGACGCGTGTGCCGACGCGGCCGCCAGCGCCGCCAGGTCTGCCGCGCTCTGCGCGCGGTGGCGCGCGACCACCGCGGCGCCGAGGTACACGACTGCGACGAGAACGGTTGCCAACGCTGCTATCACCGCCGCGCCGACGATCGTCGAGAATCCGTCGTCATTCTGCACTCGCATCGGCTCCACCGTCCGCGTAGTCCGAAGCGCCCGGTTCCACAGCTCCGAAGGCCCGCGCCGACACCGACAGGAACGGCAGCACCGGCACGTCGGCGGAGACGGTGACCGCCACCGTCTCCGCCGTTGCCGTCACCACGATCCGAGCATCGTCAGGCGCGACCTTCCGCCCAACTTCGCCGGCCCGAGGGTCTCCCGCCGCTGACAGTCGCACGACTTCCCGTGCGGCGTCGGTGCACCGGATCTGGGTTATGACTCCGGCAACCGCGCCGACGCCCACAATCAGGAACACCGCGATCGCGGCGAGGGCGAACGCCGCTTCGACGGTCGCCATCCCCCGCTCGTCACGCTGCAGTCGCCCGATCACTGCTCATCCGACCGACGTACTCAGTGCCTTCGAGATGATGCCCGTCAACGCACTGAGGACGTTGTCGCCGGTGACGACGGTGTAGAGCAAGGCACCGAAGGCGGCCGCAGCGATCGTGCCGATGGCGTATTCAGCGGTGCTCATTCCCTCCTCATCGACGATGAGCCGTCCCGCCAACGTTCGGATCTCGACCAATCCCCTGCTCCACTTCTCCGCACTCATCGCTCCCCCTCGGTTCGTTGGGCCCGTCCGCTACAGGCCCTCATCAGTTGAGACGCACGGTGAACCGGGCGGGTTCCGGGTGATTCCACAGGTCAGATGCCGACCAGCATGCCGTCGGCGAGGCCGATCACGACCGGCGCGATTCCCAGGCACACGAATGCAGGCAGAAAGCAGAGTCCGAGCGGTCCGCTCACCTTCACGCCGGCCTTCTCCGCAGCTTCCATTGCACGGTCGGCCTCCCGTCGGCGGATCTCCACAGCCAGCTCGGCGACTCCGTCCGCGAACGACGATCCAGACCGCGACGCCCGGCGTGCCAGCGTCGCCAGGTCGGTGAACGCACCGTCCACAGTCAGAGTCCCGTCGTCCCACGCCACCTCGGAATCGGCTCCCAATCCGAGGAGATCCGCGGTCCGGGACAGCGGGTCGGCGATCGCGGGCGGTGCGTGCTCGGCGGCTGCTTGAGCTGCCGCCGACACCGGAAGTCCGGCTCGCAGACACACGGCGAAGAGGTCGTACGCCGAGGCGATGTCGAACGGATCGGGCCCGCCGCGGTGGCGTCCCAGCCATCTCGCCTCGCGCACTCGCCCGTCCCGTGCGACCACCCGCGCGAGCGTCCAGTGCGGAGCAGGCCACGCCCAGAGTCCGGCCGCAGCGAGCAGCGCCCCGAGCAGCACACTCATGCGCCTGCCTTCTCGGTGATCCATGTCGTCCACCACACCCCGGCAACCGCCAGCCCGGTACCGAGCACCAGCAGCACTCCACCGACTCCCGGCGACAAGAGGACCGTTATCGGATGTGCTCCCATCGCCTGCCCGAGCCCGATTCCGAGGAGCGGCAGCAATGCCAACACCATCGCCGTGGCTCGCGGCCCGGCGAGCCCGGCCCGAGTTCGAGATGAATGCTCGGCCCGCGCCGTCAGGTCAGCTCGCAGGAGCTGCAGCTGGTCGATCACCGGCAATCCGCGACTCGCCGATGACGCCCAGGCCGCGGAGAGGCGCTCGAGTCCGCTCTCGCCGCCGGCCACGCCGACCTCGGGCTCCCCTCCGAGTTCGGCGTGCGCCGCCATGCGCGACAGCTCAGCCCCAGTTTCCGACGGGCCCGCTCGTGCGAGTTCTTCCGCAGCCGATCTGCACGCGGCGACCACCGGCGCCCCCACCGACACCTCGGCGATCATGACGGACAGCGCCCGCCGCACTTCGGCGCGTCGATACTCCGCATCTGCACGACGCGCCGCGCGGCGCCGAAGCGCGATCACGGTGCCCGCGATCATTGCCATCGCGACTGCCGCAGCGGGCCCCACCGCCAGCAGCGCCGGCACCGGCAACAAGAGGACCCACCAGATCGGGTCCGCACCGGCAAGACGTCGCGATGACACGGGGCGACGCGGCAGTCGGCTCCACATCGCAGGTCGAGGCCAGAGCATCACGAACGCCGCAGCGGCGACGAGCGACACGGAGGCGCTCACGCTCCGCGCCTGACCGCGATCATATCGTCGAGGAGTGGGCAAGCGGCGGTGAAGCCGCCGCGCCGCGACCACACCGTCTCGATACGGGCGAGGCCGTCCTCGGTCCGGCCGAGGACGCCTATCTCGCTGATGCCCCGGTCGCCTCCGGCATCGCGGCCCAGCCCGATGACGACCTGGATGGCGGCCGCCAACTGGCTGTGGAGAGCCATTCGGCCCATGCCGCCGAGCGCAGCGAGTGCCTCCATCCGCGCCGGAACCTCGGACGTCGAATTGGCGTGCAACGTGCCCCCGCACCCGTCGTGCCCGGTATTGAGCGCCACGAGCAGGTCGATCACCTCCGCGCCCCGCACCTCACCGACCACGATCCGGTCCGGCCGCATCCGCAGTGCCTGCCGGACCAGGGTGCGGACCGGAACATCACCGACGCCCTCCACGTTGGCAGTCCGCGCCACCAGCCGCACGACGTGCGGATGCTGTGGTGACAACTCCGCGGCATCTTCGACTGTGATGATCCGCTCGCGCGGATCTGCTTGCCCTAGAACCGCATTCAACAGTGTTGTCTTGCCAAGACCGGTTCCGCCGACGATCACGAACGCGAGTCGGGCAGCGACGACGTCACGAAGCAATCCGTCGATCCCCGCCGGAATCGCCCCGGCCGCCACGAGCGCATCGAACGTCTGCGTCGCGCTTCGCAGCACGCGTAGCGAGATGCAGGTGCCGTCGGCGGCCAACGGTGGAATCACCGCGTGCAGCCGCACTGTGTACCCGTGCCTGCCGATCCCGGACAACTGACCGTCCACCCACGGTTGCGCATCGTCGAGCCGGCGCCCGGCGCCGAGTGCCAATCGTCCCGCGAGCCGGCGAACCGCCGACTCGTCCTCGAAACTGACGCCGGTCGGCTCCAGTCCGTCCCCTCGATCCGCCCACACGTGATCCGGGCCGGCGACCAGTACGTCTGTGATGCCCGGTTCGGCGAGTAATCCCTCCAGTCGTCCCGCTCCGACCATCTCGGTCTGGAGGTAGCGCAGGACGTCCAATAGATCCGTGTCGCCAAGCAAACCGCCCGATTCGGCCCGAATCGCGTCGGCGATGACGGCCGGATCGGGTTCGGCCGTCTGCATCGCCAGCCGATCACGCACTCTCTCGAGCAGGTCGTCACGATAGGCGGTGGTCATCGGACGGCCTCTGCACGGAGTCGGCGGCACACGTCATGGGCTGCCACCGTCAACGGACCGCGCCGGCGCAGCCGTAGCCCGGACCCCTCGCACCGGGCGGCGAGAGCAGGCTCGGGCCGGTAGCCGCCGAGAAGCGGAAGACCGACGGCATCCGCGACGTCGCACGCTCGCAGACCACCGGCAGATGGCCCCCGAACCACCAGGACCGCTTCCCGCTCGCCGATCAACCGCGCAGCAGTCCGACGGGTCGCCGCAACCGCATGAACCGATGCCGTCGTGACGATCACCGCGAAGTCAGCGGTGTCGAGCAGTCCTGCCGAGACCGGATCGGGATTCCGGCCGACGTCGGCGACCACGAGATCTCCGGCCGATCGTGCCGCATCGACTACGGCGAGCACGGTGTCGGGACGAAGGGGCGTCACGTCGTCGCGATCGGAGGTCATCACGCTGATCCGGCCGACGCGGGGCAGCGCGGCACGGAGTGCGGTGCCCGCGATGACACCAGTCTCGCCGGTCACGTCCGACCACCGCAGACCTCGGTGGTTCTCCACTCCGAGGATCAGATCGTCCCCGGCGCCGGCTTGGTCGGCATCCAGCAGCAGGATGCGCTCTCCTCGATCTGCGGCCGCCAACGCGACAGCAGCCGCCAACGACGACGCGCCCGCGCCCCCGTGGCCGCCGATGATCGCCACTGCACCTGCCGGTTTCCGCACCGGCGCACGAAATTCCGAGAGCGCGCCCACCAGCGAGGTCTCTTCATCGGGAAGGACGAAACCGCCCTGTGCGCCGAGCGCTAGACCGGCCTGCCAGCCGCGCGAATCATTCGCCGCGCCACTGATCACGACCACACCCGGGCGGCGCGGAGGATGCGACTCAGCGAGATCGGCCAACGCATCGGCGTCGACCGCTACCGCCGTGGCGCGCAACCACTCGTGCCGGCACGACGTCGGATCTCCGGTCACCATCGTGTAACCCGCCGCAGCGCTGCATCGCGCGAGGTCCGCATGCAGCATCTCGTCGGTCAGTACGAGCAGTACATCGGTCATGCATCGATGGTGCGGCCGTGGCCGGGACTCGGCCAGTACTCAATCCACAGGCCGGTACTTCACCCGCGCAGTCAGCGGATCAGCGGTCAGCTACGTCTGCCCGGTGAACGGCGGGACGAACATGCACGGCACGTTGACCGGATGCTCCGGATCGAGAGCATTCAGTGCGAAGTACGCGGCCCGGCGCGAGCCGGCGATCGCGAGGTGATCGCTGTAGTCCTGGGCGCAGGTGTCCTGGACCACGATGTTCTTGACGCTCTCCCCCTCGCGTCCCTTCACGTAGCCAGCGGTGTACGGCACCACCAGCTCGTCGTAGCGAGTCATGATGTTCGTGTAGTCGATGCCCTTGACGTACGGGCTCCCGCCCTTCCACAGCTTCTTGTTGAACGACGATCCCGGCAGCATTTGCCCGCATCCGACGCACATCGGCATCGGGACCGCGCCGATCGCCTCGCCGAGCTTCGTCATCACCGGGTGGACCGATCCGGTACCGCGCCACAGCGGTGCGATCGATACGTACTTGGTGACCTTGTCCGCACCACCGAGATACTTCAGGTAATACGTCGGCATGTACGTGCCCTGCGAATGCCCGACCAGATCGACGGTCTCCGCATCGGTGGCCTTGAGGATCTTGCTCACGAACTTCTGGAGCTGCTTGGCGGACACCTCCTCGCGGTCCATGCCGCCGACTGCGGTGAGCGGCCACGGCAGCCCCTTGAGCGCCCCGTACGTCAACGCGAAGACGCAGTATCCGCGGTTCTTCAGCATCGGGACGTACGAGCCCCAGTTCGTTGTCTTGGCACCGCCCGTACCGTGCACGAGGACCACCGGGCGAGGATGCTCGGCAGTCGGCTTGCACGAGAAGTCGTTGGATCCGGGCAGCGATCCACCGTGATGCGTGAGCTCATACGGGATCCCGCCGAAGAAGTTGTAGTTCTCCGGTAGCTTCGCCCGGTCGGCGGACGCGGGCGCGACGATCCCCGAAACGCACAGGAGCGCAGCGCATATCGCGACCACAACTCGCCGAACCATCCCCATGTACTGCCTCCGCATCCACGCAACCTAGCGGCTGCTTGGTTGCTGAAGATACACGCGGCGCATGCTCCGGAGAGCCGAATCAGCCGAAGTCGCAGGGGCGAAACCGGCCCGAGAAAGATGACGACCCCGGCCAGGGGGGAGGAGGCCGGGGTCATCAGGCTTTCAGCCCCGGGGGGTCGGGCTGAAAACTCCGGCTATGCCGGATAACCCAAAACTACACGCGCGAGAATGACGATTGCAACTCCAACTATCTGCGATTTCTGTTCCCTGGATCACACTTGCCGAGTGCTGCGATCGTCGTACGATTCAGGGCGTGACCACGGCTCAGCGCACGCGCATCGCAGCCTTCTTCGACCTGGACAAGACCGTGATCGCCCAGTCGAGCGCGCTCGCGTTCACCCGGCCGTTCTACCGCGGAGGGCTCTTGTCCCGACGCGCGCTACTCCGCGCCGGCATCGCCCAGCTCCAGTTCCTCCTGACATCCGCCGATGCAGGTCACGTCGAGAAACTCCGCAAGCATGTGACCGACATGTGCACCGGCTGGGACGCCGAGCAGGTCCGGTCGATCGTCGCCGAGACGCTGGACGAGGTCGTTCGGCCGGTCGTGTTCCCGGAAGCTCTCGAGCTGATCGCACAGCACCGCGAGGCCGGTCACGACATCGTTCTCATCTCCGCCTCGGGTACCGAGATGGTCGAGCCGATCGGCGAACTCCTGGGCGCCGACGTCGTCCGCGGGAGCATCATGCGCGTCGTCGACGGCCACTACTCGGGCGAGATCGACTTCTACTGCTATGGCGAGCAGAAGGGCGTCGCGGTCGACGATATCGCCGGAGAGCGGGGGTACGACCTGCTGAATTCGTACGCCTACTCGGACTCGGTCACCGACCGTCCGATGCTCGACAAGGTCGGCCACCCGGCGGTCGTGAATCCCGACAAGAGGCTGCGCCAGCACGCCGCCGAGAACCACTGGGAGATTTTCGATTTCGCAGCACCCTCAGCGAGCGGCCGCAGTCCGGGCACCGCTGCGGGGCGGACAGTGCTGTGCGCCACGGGAATCGGCGCGATCGCTGCAGCAGCGGTGGTCTACACCCGCCACCACGCCCTGCATCCTCGCCAAGCCGCCGCCTGAGATTTTCCGCAATCGCTTGCTGTGACGCGCGTCACGATGTACAAATGAAGCACGGAAACACAGGGCGGCAAAGCTTAAACCAGAAGATAAGGTTTCAGCCCCCGGACCTGCGGTTCCCAGCACGGACGGTAGGCACCCACGCGGAGCTCGCCGCATAGGCACAAGTGTTGTGCGCCTGCGAAACCGCGGGCATCATTCGTCCATTCGCGCAGGTCGATAATCTGCCTTCGAATACACGTCGAGATGCTCACGGCAACGCCGAGGCGATCCCCACAACCCACCCACGCACGCTTGGTAACTTGCGTCCGTGCTTGCGGGCGACACCCCGTACCGATTCACTTCGGTAGGGATGTCGCCCGCAATTACGTGTGCAGGGCGCAGAAGCTACGGTGCCGCGTCGGCGATCGACTTCGCTTCCGCCGCCCCGGCCTCCATCGCTTCGCAGCACAGGACGATCCAGGCCGCGACCGCGCCCGGGTCGCCCGTCGCGAAAGCCGCGGACCTCTCCCGATATTCACCGAGTCTGCGCAGCCACGTCACCTCGGGCACTCCGAGCAGGTGCGGATCGAGACCGGTCGCCGCCGACACCAGACGAGATGCGCCACGCGCGACGACCCCGTTCCCTTCATGGAACGGGGCCACCGACAGCAGTTCGCCGTGCACGATCGCCGCCAGCACCGGAGCCGGCACCGAGGTACCGCCCGTGATCAGCTGCCCGAGTAGATCCAACCGGTGCGCGATGTGCGGCTCATCGCGCGGACGCCCCAGCAGGTCGCCGTCGACGAGGCCCGCCGCCGCCAGCATGTGCAGTCGCGCCAGCGCCTGCCCCGGGGCCCGACGGAACACCGAGGCGAACTGGTCGATCCCATCGATGTCGAGCGCCTGTGCGACCCGGATCGCACCCTCGGTGATCGGGTCGTCGAACTGCGCGTCGCGCTGCAACTCAACACTGCCGCCATCGATCGTCGCCGATGAACGGCCGGCACGCCACGACGCTTCACGGGACGTCTTGTCCCATCCGCGAAGATTCGCGCGATGCCGGTGCACCGCGCTGAGAGCATCGCGTGCGGACTCCGAAGCATCGCGGACGCCTGGGAGTTCCAGGAGCGGGGCGAGGGGATCTGAACTCACCCGGCCGATCTTAGTCGCGGCCCCATCACGCGTACCGGCACGGGACGTCCAGCGGCCCGCCCGGTTCCATCGGTCGCGCCAGAGCGACCGTTCATCGCGCTGTCGGTACAGCCCGAGGTGTTCCGCTACGCACATGCAACGTCAGGTGACTACGCTCACAAGAGGACTTCGGGCTCGCGGTCAGCACTTTCGGGGCATGCGGTGAGTCCAGGACCGCGCCGCGGAACCACCACGGCGCCACAGCTTGAATCGGCGCGCTCTGCGCGGCAACTCGAGAACGAAAGGCAGACGAGATGACCGAAGGCACGAAGGTGTACCCGCCCTCCGAGGAATTCGCCGCGAACGCCAACGCCACGGTGGAGATGTACGACCGTGCCGAGGCGAACCCCGACGAGTTCTGGTCGGAGCAGGCGAAACGGCTCGATTGGGACACCCCGTTCGACCAGGTTCTGGACTGGTCGGAGGCACCGTTCGCGAAATGGTTCGTCGGCGGCAAGCTCAACGTCTCGGTGAACTGCGTCGACCGCCATGTGGCCGCGGGGAAAGGCGACCGCGTCGCCATCCACTGGATCGGCGAGCCGCTGGACGACACCCGTGACGTCACCTACTCGCAGCTCAAGGACGAGGTGTCGCGCGCCGCGAACTACCTGAGCTCCATCGGGCTCGTCGCGGGCGACCGCGTCGCGATCTACATGCCGATGGTTCCCGAGGCCATCTTCGCGATGCTCGCCTGTGCACGTCTCGGCCTTACCCATTCCGTGGTGTTCGCAGGATTCTCGGCCGCCGCACTCCGCTCCCGGATCGACGACGCCGAGGCCAAGGTCGTGATCACCACCGACGGCCAGTTCCGCCGCGGCGAGCCCGCCCCGCTGAAAGCCGCCGTCGACGACGCACTGGGCACCGGAGCCGATGCCGCACCGTCGATCGAGAAGGTCATCGTCGTTCGCCGCACCAACCACGAACCGGACCTGAACTGGGTACCGGGACGCGACGTCTGGTGGGAGGACTCGGTCGGCGAATCGTCGCCGCACCACGAGCCCGAGTCATTCGACTCCGAGCACCCCCTGTTCCTCCTGTACACCTCGGGAACCACTGGTAAGCCGAAGGGCATCGTCCACAGCTCGGGCGGATACCTGACCCAGGCCGCGTACACCTTCCACACCGTGTTCGACCACAAGGAAGGCCGCGACGTGTTCTGGTGCGGCGCCGACATCGGCTGGGTGACCGGACACTCGTACCTCGTCTACGGTCCGCTCTCGAACGGCGCCACCGAGGTGATCTACGAGGGCACCCCGAACTCGCCGAGCCAGCACCGGCACTTCCAGATCATCGAGAAGTACGGCGTCACCACCTATTACATCGCTCCCACGCTGATCCGGACATTCATGAAGTGGGGCCGCGAGGTCCCCGATGCCCACGACCTGAGTTCGCTGCGGCTCCTCGGCAGTGTCGGCGAACCGATCAACCCGGAGGCGTGGCGCTGGTACAACGAGGTCATCGGCTCGGGCCGGTGCCCGATCGTCGACACCTGGTGGCAGACCGAGACCGGCGGCATCATGATCTCGCCGCTGCCGGGAGTCACTGCGACCAAGCCGGGATCGGCGATGCGCCCCCTGCCCGGCATCAGCGCCGCGATCGTGGACGACAACGGCAATGCCGTCACGCACGGCGAGCAGGGCTACCTGGTCCTCGACCGGCCGTGGCCGGGAATGCTGCGCGGCATCTGGGGTGATCCGGAGCGGTACCAGGACACCTACTGGTCACGGTTCGCCGAGCAGGGTTGGTACTTCGCGGGCGACGGCGCTCGATACGACGAAGACGGCGCTCTCTGGGTACTCGGTCGCGTCGACGACGTGATGAACGTGTCGGGGCATCGCATCTCGACCTCGGAGGTCGAGTCGGCGCTCGTGCAGCACCCGGCGGTCGCCGAAGCGGCCGTCATCGGTGCCGCCGACGAGACCACCGGCCAGGGCATCGTCGGCTTCGTCATTCTGATGGGAGGCGACCACAGCACCGGCGACGAGCTGATCGAGGAGCTCCGAAAGCAGGTCGCGACCGACATCTCGCCGATCGCCAAACCACGCGAGATCAACATCGTCCCCGAACTGCCGAAGACCCGTTCGGGCAAGATCATGCGACGCCTCCTCAAGGATGTCGCGGAGGGTCGCGAACTCGGCGACACCTCGACGCTCGTCGACCCAACGGTGTTCGAGGCGATCCGCTCGCGTCGCCTCCAATGATCGTCACCTGACACATGGCACCGCCGACTCGCCGTCGGCGGTGCCATGCCGTCTCGTGGCCCGGCATGGCAACATGAAGTCCGACCATCATTCAGCAAGGGAGAATTCGTGAGCGGCAATCAGGACAGCAGGCCTCCGCAGCCGACCGACGCTCCGCGCGTCCCGTCGATTCCGATGTCGGATGCCAATCTTGGCCGAAACGGCCAACCGAGCATCGGGAACCTCGTCAAGGACGCGTCGGCGAATGTGTCGACGCTGCTGCGCGCCGAAGTCGCGCTGGCCAAGTCGGAGATCGTCGCCGAGGCGAAGAAGGCCGGCGCAGGCACCGGCCTGATCGCGATCGCAGGCGTGGTTCTGCTGTACGCGAGCCTTTTCTTCTTCGTGTTCCTCGGCTTCCTGCTCGATATCTGGCTGCCGAGTTGGGCCGCGTTCGGCATCGTGTTCCTGATCCTGCTCGTCATCGCCATCATCGCGATCCTGGTCGGCTACATCCTGTTCAAGAAACTACGCAAACCCGAGAAGACGATCGATTCGGTCAACGAGATGAAGACCGTCATTCCAGGGCGTGGTCAGTCGCCGACCGGCGGTGTCGCGCACCCGCAGATCCCGCCGGCGCACGACTCGACGTCCCGCTGAGGTTCTCGCAGGAGTCTCCGGCTTGACCCCCACACCACCGCCGGACCCGACTGAGGTCCGGTTCGATGGGCCGTGGCAACACTTCGACGTCCGCGCCAATGGCCTGCGCTTCCACGCCGTCGAGAGCTCGCCGTCCAACGCAGACCGGCCACTGGTCCTGCTGCTGCACGGATTCGGCGAGTTCTGGTGGACCTGGCGGCATCAGCTGCAGGTGCTCACCGATGCCGGTTTCCGTGCCGTCGCAGTCGATCTGCGCGGCTACGGGGACTCCGATAAACCACCTCGCGGCTACGACGGCTGGACGCTCGCAGGCGACTCGCACGCACTCATCCGCTCGCTCGGCCATTCATCGGCGTCCCTCGTCGGACACGCCGACGGCGGCCTGGTCTGCTGGGCCACGGCCACCCTTCACCCGGTGGCCGTCGACCGGGTCGTGGTGCTCTCCTCACCGCATCCCCGGGCACTGCGTCAGTCGGTGCTCTCGAATTCGGAGGAGCGTTCGGCGTTCCTCGCGCCTTTCATCCACAATCAGCTGCCGAGGCTCGGCGAGCGGCGACTCACCCGGGCGAACGGGGACTTCGTCGCGAAGTACTTCCGCGAGCGGTCGGGCCCAGCGTGGCGCGAGACCGACGACTTCGCCGAGGCCGTGGAACGCAACCGGCATGCCGTTCAGATCCCCGGGGTCGCGCACTGCAGTCTCGAGTACCGGCGCTGGGCGTTCC
Coding sequences within:
- a CDS encoding oxidoreductase, with amino-acid sequence MSSDPLAPLLELPGVRDASESARDALSAVHRHRANLRGWDKTSREASWRAGRSSATIDGGSVELQRDAQFDDPITEGAIRVAQALDIDGIDQFASVFRRAPGQALARLHMLAAAGLVDGDLLGRPRDEPHIAHRLDLLGQLITGGTSVPAPVLAAIVHGELLSVAPFHEGNGVVARGASRLVSAATGLDPHLLGVPEVTWLRRLGEYRERSAAFATGDPGAVAAWIVLCCEAMEAGAAEAKSIADAAP
- a CDS encoding phage holin family protein translates to MSGNQDSRPPQPTDAPRVPSIPMSDANLGRNGQPSIGNLVKDASANVSTLLRAEVALAKSEIVAEAKKAGAGTGLIAIAGVVLLYASLFFFVFLGFLLDIWLPSWAAFGIVFLILLVIAIIAILVGYILFKKLRKPEKTIDSVNEMKTVIPGRGQSPTGGVAHPQIPPAHDSTSR
- a CDS encoding Rv3654c family TadE-like protein is translated as MRVQNDDGFSTIVGAAVIAALATVLVAVVYLGAAVVARHRAQSAADLAALAAASAHASGAGDPCAVARSLIGRQDGGPRVDTCRIDGQDVVMHVLVSVRLGALGVQDASASARAGPVD
- a CDS encoding type II secretion system F family protein → MSVLLGALLAAAGLWAWPAPHWTLARVVARDGRVREARWLGRHRGGPDPFDIASAYDLFAVCLRAGLPVSAAAQAAAEHAPPAIADPLSRTADLLGLGADSEVAWDDGTLTVDGAFTDLATLARRASRSGSSFADGVAELAVEIRRREADRAMEAAEKAGVKVSGPLGLCFLPAFVCLGIAPVVIGLADGMLVGI
- the ssd gene encoding septum site-determining protein Ssd, coding for MTDVLLVLTDEMLHADLARCSAAAGYTMVTGDPTSCRHEWLRATAVAVDADALADLAESHPPRRPGVVVISGAANDSRGWQAGLALGAQGGFVLPDEETSLVGALSEFRAPVRKPAGAVAIIGGHGGAGASSLAAAVALAAADRGERILLLDADQAGAGDDLILGVENHRGLRWSDVTGETGVIAGTALRAALPRVGRISVMTSDRDDVTPLRPDTVLAVVDAARSAGDLVVADVGRNPDPVSAGLLDTADFAVIVTTASVHAVAATRRTAARLIGEREAVLVVRGPSAGGLRACDVADAVGLPLLGGYRPEPALAARCEGSGLRLRRRGPLTVAAHDVCRRLRAEAVR
- a CDS encoding HAD family hydrolase, which encodes MTTAQRTRIAAFFDLDKTVIAQSSALAFTRPFYRGGLLSRRALLRAGIAQLQFLLTSADAGHVEKLRKHVTDMCTGWDAEQVRSIVAETLDEVVRPVVFPEALELIAQHREAGHDIVLISASGTEMVEPIGELLGADVVRGSIMRVVDGHYSGEIDFYCYGEQKGVAVDDIAGERGYDLLNSYAYSDSVTDRPMLDKVGHPAVVNPDKRLRQHAAENHWEIFDFAAPSASGRSPGTAAGRTVLCATGIGAIAAAAVVYTRHHALHPRQAAA
- a CDS encoding DUF4244 domain-containing protein encodes the protein MSAEKWSRGLVEIRTLAGRLIVDEEGMSTAEYAIGTIAAAAFGALLYTVVTGDNVLSALTGIISKALSTSVG
- a CDS encoding esterase/lipase family protein translates to MRRQYMGMVRRVVVAICAALLCVSGIVAPASADRAKLPENYNFFGGIPYELTHHGGSLPGSNDFSCKPTAEHPRPVVLVHGTGGAKTTNWGSYVPMLKNRGYCVFALTYGALKGLPWPLTAVGGMDREEVSAKQLQKFVSKILKATDAETVDLVGHSQGTYMPTYYLKYLGGADKVTKYVSIAPLWRGTGSVHPVMTKLGEAIGAVPMPMCVGCGQMLPGSSFNKKLWKGGSPYVKGIDYTNIMTRYDELVVPYTAGYVKGREGESVKNIVVQDTCAQDYSDHLAIAGSRRAAYFALNALDPEHPVNVPCMFVPPFTGQT
- the acs gene encoding acetate--CoA ligase: MTEGTKVYPPSEEFAANANATVEMYDRAEANPDEFWSEQAKRLDWDTPFDQVLDWSEAPFAKWFVGGKLNVSVNCVDRHVAAGKGDRVAIHWIGEPLDDTRDVTYSQLKDEVSRAANYLSSIGLVAGDRVAIYMPMVPEAIFAMLACARLGLTHSVVFAGFSAAALRSRIDDAEAKVVITTDGQFRRGEPAPLKAAVDDALGTGADAAPSIEKVIVVRRTNHEPDLNWVPGRDVWWEDSVGESSPHHEPESFDSEHPLFLLYTSGTTGKPKGIVHSSGGYLTQAAYTFHTVFDHKEGRDVFWCGADIGWVTGHSYLVYGPLSNGATEVIYEGTPNSPSQHRHFQIIEKYGVTTYYIAPTLIRTFMKWGREVPDAHDLSSLRLLGSVGEPINPEAWRWYNEVIGSGRCPIVDTWWQTETGGIMISPLPGVTATKPGSAMRPLPGISAAIVDDNGNAVTHGEQGYLVLDRPWPGMLRGIWGDPERYQDTYWSRFAEQGWYFAGDGARYDEDGALWVLGRVDDVMNVSGHRISTSEVESALVQHPAVAEAAVIGAADETTGQGIVGFVILMGGDHSTGDELIEELRKQVATDISPIAKPREINIVPELPKTRSGKIMRRLLKDVAEGRELGDTSTLVDPTVFEAIRSRRLQ
- a CDS encoding TadA family conjugal transfer-associated ATPase; the encoded protein is MTTAYRDDLLERVRDRLAMQTAEPDPAVIADAIRAESGGLLGDTDLLDVLRYLQTEMVGAGRLEGLLAEPGITDVLVAGPDHVWADRGDGLEPTGVSFEDESAVRRLAGRLALGAGRRLDDAQPWVDGQLSGIGRHGYTVRLHAVIPPLAADGTCISLRVLRSATQTFDALVAAGAIPAGIDGLLRDVVAARLAFVIVGGTGLGKTTLLNAVLGQADPRERIITVEDAAELSPQHPHVVRLVARTANVEGVGDVPVRTLVRQALRMRPDRIVVGEVRGAEVIDLLVALNTGHDGCGGTLHANSTSEVPARMEALAALGGMGRMALHSQLAAAIQVVIGLGRDAGGDRGISEIGVLGRTEDGLARIETVWSRRGGFTAACPLLDDMIAVRRGA
- a CDS encoding type II secretion system F family protein; this encodes MSASVSLVAAAAFVMLWPRPAMWSRLPRRPVSSRRLAGADPIWWVLLLPVPALLAVGPAAAVAMAMIAGTVIALRRRAARRADAEYRRAEVRRALSVMIAEVSVGAPVVAACRSAAEELARAGPSETGAELSRMAAHAELGGEPEVGVAGGESGLERLSAAWASSASRGLPVIDQLQLLRADLTARAEHSSRTRAGLAGPRATAMVLALLPLLGIGLGQAMGAHPITVLLSPGVGGVLLVLGTGLAVAGVWWTTWITEKAGA
- a CDS encoding TadE family type IV pilus minor pilin, with the protein product MATVEAAFALAAIAVFLIVGVGAVAGVITQIRCTDAAREVVRLSAAGDPRAGEVGRKVAPDDARIVVTATAETVAVTVSADVPVLPFLSVSARAFGAVEPGASDYADGGADASAE